From a single Ooceraea biroi isolate clonal line C1 chromosome 12, Obir_v5.4, whole genome shotgun sequence genomic region:
- the LOC105276571 gene encoding homeobox protein Meis1-like isoform X2: protein MQEGNTAVALAMVTPGYDQDPASGVADYTTHQDQAQFEADKRAVYKHPLFPLLALLFERCEQATQSSDNSTSESFNMDIQAFVQHQERDRKPFLINDPEIDGLMIKAIQVLRIHLLELEKVQELCKDFCNRYITCLKGKMQSENLLRSDYSHHGHDMGPSSGSNGSSPLQVLSSTGNDESGANGFRVSRGDPVAENDGTNPLAREESVNHDQPSSVRSSSAVQRSGRSTNQDHDDPLSPPAVHGSTPLSQIGAHACTPVNDMYLGQDDSIEYLQTISDRVYLEEAGYWGLLALREREKEYVDVRNTNDEKYLDITVAGSPSPAASEDEDEGASNAVSNHSAGNHRSNHSSARKGRQKRGVLPKHATSIMRTWLFQHLVHPYPTEDEKRQIASQTNLTLLQVNNWFINARRRILQPMLDGAGADTASRVGKRHKVSKHSVQQQASQQQQADWQSEDSASDSGSSDGEGVARSKDGNDSDEDDIH, encoded by the exons ATGCAAGAGGGCAATACCGCGGTTGCGCTAGCGATGGTTACTCCTGGATACGATCAGGACCCTGCAAGTGGGGTTGCGGACTACACGACTCATCAGGATCAGGCGCAGTTTGAGGCCGACAAACGGGCCGTGTACAAACATCCGTTGTTCCCGCTGTTGGCGTTACTTTTCGAGAGATGCGAACAGGCGACGCAGAGCTCGGACAACTCCACGTCCGAGAGCTTCAACATGGATATACAGGCCTTCGTCCAACACCAAGAAAGAGACCGAAAGCCTTTCCTGATCAATGACCCCGAGATTGACGGTTTG ATGATCAAGGCCATACAAGTGCTGCGCATTCACCTCCTGGAGCTGGAAAAGGTGCAGGAACTGTGCAAGGACTTCTGCAACAGATACATCACGTGCCTGAAGGGCAAGATGCAGAGCGAGAACCTACTACGGAGCGACTACAGCCACCACGGGCACGACATGGGTCCGTCGAGTGGAAGCAACGGCAGCAGTCCGCTACag GTGCTGTCATCTACAGGCAATGATGAATCGGGAGCTAACGGATTCAGAGTGAGCCGAGGGGATCCCGTGGCGGAGAACGATGGCACGaatccgctcgcgcgagaagAGAGCGTCAATCACGACCAACCGTCGTCGGTCCGATCGTCTTCCGCTGTCCAGCGTTCGGGCAGGTCCACTAACCAAGACCACGACGATCCGCTCTCGCCGCCCGCGGTGCACGGAAGCACGCCTCTCTCGCAAATCGGGGCGCACGCGTGTACCCCGGTTAATGATATGTATCTTGGTCAAG ATGACAGTATCGAGTATCTGCAGACTATCTCTGATAGAGTTTATTTGGAAGAAGCTGGATACTGGGGGCTTCTTGCGTTgcgagaaagggaaaaagaataCGTGGATGTCAGAAATACTAACGATGAAAAGTATCTCG ACATTACTGTTGCAGGTTCACCTTCCCCAGCGGCGAGCGAAGATGAGGATGAAGGTGCCAGTAACGCGGTTTCAAATCATAGCGCTGGAAATCATAGGAGTAATCACAGTAGTGCTAGAAAAGGACGTCAGAAGCGAGGTGTTTTGCCTAAACATGCCACCAGCATCATGCGAACGTGGCTTTTTCAGCATTTAGTA CATCCTTACCCAACCGAGGACGAGAAACGTCAAATTGCCAGTCAGACGAACTTAACGCTGCTGCAAGTAAACAATTGGTTTATCAATGCCCGTCGACGGATTCTGCAACCCATGCTGGACGGGGCAGGTGCGGATACGGCATCGCGCGTAGGAAAACGCCATAAAGTTTCGAAACACTCGGTACAGCAACAGGCGAGTCAGCAGCAACAAGCGGACTGGCAGTCCGAAGATTCCGCAAGTGATTCGGGTTCTAGCGACGGTGAGGGTGTCGCTAGATCGAAAGACGGTAACGATAGCGACGAAGATGATATCCACTGA
- the LOC105276571 gene encoding homeobox protein PKNOX2-like isoform X1, with protein MQEGNTAVALAMVTPGYDQDPASGVADYTTHQDQAQFEADKRAVYKHPLFPLLALLFERCEQATQSSDNSTSESFNMDIQAFVQHQERDRKPFLINDPEIDGLMIKAIQVLRIHLLELEKVQELCKDFCNRYITCLKGKMQSENLLRSDYSHHGHDMGPSSGSNGSSPLQVLSSTGNDESGANGFRVSRGDPVAENDGTNPLAREESVNHDQPSSVRSSSAVQRSGRSTNQDHDDPLSPPAVHGSTPLSQIGAHACTPVNDMYLGQDITVAGSPSPAASEDEDEGASNAVSNHSAGNHRSNHSSARKGRQKRGVLPKHATSIMRTWLFQHLVHPYPTEDEKRQIASQTNLTLLQVNNWFINARRRILQPMLDGAGADTASRVGKRHKVSKHSVQQQASQQQQADWQSEDSASDSGSSDGEGVARSKDGNDSDEDDIH; from the exons ATGCAAGAGGGCAATACCGCGGTTGCGCTAGCGATGGTTACTCCTGGATACGATCAGGACCCTGCAAGTGGGGTTGCGGACTACACGACTCATCAGGATCAGGCGCAGTTTGAGGCCGACAAACGGGCCGTGTACAAACATCCGTTGTTCCCGCTGTTGGCGTTACTTTTCGAGAGATGCGAACAGGCGACGCAGAGCTCGGACAACTCCACGTCCGAGAGCTTCAACATGGATATACAGGCCTTCGTCCAACACCAAGAAAGAGACCGAAAGCCTTTCCTGATCAATGACCCCGAGATTGACGGTTTG ATGATCAAGGCCATACAAGTGCTGCGCATTCACCTCCTGGAGCTGGAAAAGGTGCAGGAACTGTGCAAGGACTTCTGCAACAGATACATCACGTGCCTGAAGGGCAAGATGCAGAGCGAGAACCTACTACGGAGCGACTACAGCCACCACGGGCACGACATGGGTCCGTCGAGTGGAAGCAACGGCAGCAGTCCGCTACag GTGCTGTCATCTACAGGCAATGATGAATCGGGAGCTAACGGATTCAGAGTGAGCCGAGGGGATCCCGTGGCGGAGAACGATGGCACGaatccgctcgcgcgagaagAGAGCGTCAATCACGACCAACCGTCGTCGGTCCGATCGTCTTCCGCTGTCCAGCGTTCGGGCAGGTCCACTAACCAAGACCACGACGATCCGCTCTCGCCGCCCGCGGTGCACGGAAGCACGCCTCTCTCGCAAATCGGGGCGCACGCGTGTACCCCGGTTAATGATATGTATCTTGGTCAAG ACATTACTGTTGCAGGTTCACCTTCCCCAGCGGCGAGCGAAGATGAGGATGAAGGTGCCAGTAACGCGGTTTCAAATCATAGCGCTGGAAATCATAGGAGTAATCACAGTAGTGCTAGAAAAGGACGTCAGAAGCGAGGTGTTTTGCCTAAACATGCCACCAGCATCATGCGAACGTGGCTTTTTCAGCATTTAGTA CATCCTTACCCAACCGAGGACGAGAAACGTCAAATTGCCAGTCAGACGAACTTAACGCTGCTGCAAGTAAACAATTGGTTTATCAATGCCCGTCGACGGATTCTGCAACCCATGCTGGACGGGGCAGGTGCGGATACGGCATCGCGCGTAGGAAAACGCCATAAAGTTTCGAAACACTCGGTACAGCAACAGGCGAGTCAGCAGCAACAAGCGGACTGGCAGTCCGAAGATTCCGCAAGTGATTCGGGTTCTAGCGACGGTGAGGGTGTCGCTAGATCGAAAGACGGTAACGATAGCGACGAAGATGATATCCACTGA
- the LOC105276573 gene encoding leucine-rich repeat neuronal protein 2: MHIRVAIVLFAAFLLVKCENDSRNVTSGSVASKTNNTATKPASLCTVCTCTDTYVNCSNLALENHFENNQWPNVTAKEISFENNHLTHVTPFPRIVVEKLILRKNHITTIDYRTFKELVNLTELDLSHNQLTSELLGPHIFEGKFSPEAYEPLSNLKVLNLADNLLHWLHQSIFEHLVGIKVLNLSGNPFGVFDYRTSIAISSLSYLEELDISYCQLKELPNLQFHHATYLRKLNLAGNQFAVLPRPLEEAKALEYLRLDFNPIRVIDRVNAFPSLKKLKELSLCDMPALTEIGGGGLSELIALENLYVQNCPKLDRIDEYAIVLKTSEGAMWPPLKKLIVKSNALRYLPMLLVGRWDKLEELDLGYNRWSCDCKNQYLIGTVLPQYGEKLMGKKISDLTCSAPPEHAGKTLISLADRHLRCLDIYNARPEKDAAILVGVLIGLLLAIPVGLVLFVLWRRGFLFCGLQGPASYSRAFYKRASNDDDI; the protein is encoded by the exons ATGCATATCCGAGTAGCAATTGTTCTGTTCGCCGCATTTCTTCTCGTGAAGTGTGAAAATGACTCGAGAAACGTTACTTCGGGTTCAGTTGCAAGTAAAACGAACAATACTGCAACGAAACCGGCGAGTTTGTGTACCGTGTGTACTTGTACAG ATACCTACGTGAACTGCAGTAATCTGGCTTTGGAGAATCATTTCGAGAATAATCAATGGCCGAACGTAACGGCGAAAGAAATCTCGTTCGAGAATAATCACTTGACGCACGTCACGCCTTTTCCGAGGATAGTCGTCGAGAAATTAATTCTACGGAAGAATCATATCACCACTATTGATTATCGCACATTTAAAGAACTTGTTAATCTCACTGAATTGGACCTGAGTCACAATCAACTTACGTCAGAGCTACTAGGGCCGCACATCTTTGAG GGCAAATTTTCGCCGGAGGCGTACGAACCTTTGTCGaatttaaaagttttgaaTCTGGCCGACAATTTACTTCACTGGTTACATCAAAGTATATTCGAACACCTGGTTGGCATCAAAGTGCTGAATCTCTCTGGAAATCCTTTCGGTGTATTCGACTATCGTACATCCATAGCAATCAGTAGCTTGTCATACTTGGAGGAATTAGATATAAGCTACTGCCAGCTGAAGGAATTGCCGAATCTTCAGTTCCATCATGCCAC CTATTTAAGGAAATTAAATCTAGCGGGCAACCAATTTGCAGTTTTGCCCAGGCCTCTGGAAGAAGCCAAGGCCTTGGAATATCTCCGTTTGGATTTTAATCCGATACGCGTTATTGATCGCGTGAACGCTTTCCCGAGCCTGAAGAAACTTAAAGAACTTAGTTTATGCGATATGCCAGCTTTGACGGAAATCGGAGGTGGCGGTTTATCAGAGTTAATCGCTTTGGAAAATCTCTACGTGCAAAATTGTCCAAAATTAGACAGGATTGATGAATACGCCATAGTGCTCAAG ACGTCTGAAGGCGCGATGTGGCCGCCGTTAAAGAAATTGATTGTAAAGTCTAACGCTCTCCGATATTTGCCGATGTTGCTCGTCGGGAGATGGGACAAGCTCGAAGAATTGGATTTGGGATACAACCGTTGGAGTTGTGACTGCAAGAATCAATATCTG ATCGGGACCGTATTACCTCAATATGGGGAGAAACTGATGGGGAAGAAGATCAGTGATCTCACGTGTTCTGCACCGCCGGAACATGCAGGTAAGACGCTCATATCCTTGGCCGATCGACACTTACGCTGTTTGGATATTTACAACGCACGACCGGAAAAGGACGCTGCGATACTCGTCGGGGTACTGATCGGGCTGCTCCTCGCGATTCCGGTCGGTCTGGTGCTTTTTGTCCTCTGGCGACGCGGCTTTTTGTTTTGCGGTTTACAAGGACCCGCCTCTTACTCGCGCGCCTTTTACAAGCGCGCGTctaacgacgacgacatttaa